The Punica granatum isolate Tunisia-2019 unplaced genomic scaffold, ASM765513v2 Contig00407, whole genome shotgun sequence genome contains a region encoding:
- the LOC116190258 gene encoding receptor like protein 27-like has product MREIWVFPFLFLFLLSSAAAVLTTSSQHYLSHINECDALLQFSSSFTVTSDASKVACDQFSKTSYPKTASWKNGTDCCSWPGVTCHPAAANRVIGLDLSCSQLSGTIHSNSTLFLLPNLQRLNLFGNNFFDLQGISPRFGIFTRMAHLNLSHSNFFGPIPLEISHLSRLITLDLSGIRGNPTMELDDHSFRWLTHNFTQLRELTLDSTDMSEVSPMSLANFSSSGLTSLSLKSCGLSGIVPIDIFRLPTLRSLSLSDNYYLTGTLPQTKNWTSPLVSLNLSSTEFSGSIPASVGNLTSMTILDLVGAQFTGSIPLTLGNLVHLTHLNLGSNNFSGTMDFEMFARLKNLQYLSLTENNYLNVSLQSDGNCSFPVLRYLDLSNCSLTKFPYFLSSSAELESLDLSNNMISERIPEWFWRVGRGTLTYLDLSSNNFDGPLPDPPSSTVFFYAFNNNFSGEIPSSICQASSLEDLVLSNNRLSGTIPRCLGDLKRLSLIFASNNRLTGEIPSSICRASSISGLVLSNNTLSGTIPSCLGDLKSLSILDASNNSLTGEIPSLVCQMGNLSNLFYLGLSHNLLQGPLAQSLANCTSLQILIVSHNAISDTFPRWLNSLYWLYAVDLRSNRFHGAIEIPLPSQISYLSLSNNEFSGQLPINFLLNSTASIIYLANNSFEGPLPIPSPSIGCFSVANNGFSGDIPYQLCNATKREIINLSNNSLTGTIPHCLMNFSASLDVLDLQANQFVGHMPEIIFSGKNSVRAIRLGQNRLGGTLPRSLTGCKNLQVLDLGENELEGHFPYWLDILPHLQVLILRSNWFCGLVDSSKRTSHPFPKLRILDLSDNNFSGRLPAEYIANLIAMKNEEKGSLRYMGDLNYEDTITVFVKGTELVLVKILTVFTTIDLSRNFFEGEIPESIGDLKALKGLNISHNNLTGRIPSSVGNLTDLEWLDLSSNKLNGKIPRGLADLTSLTTLNLSYNQLVGPIPHGPQMDTFNHSFDGNPGLCGPPLSDTCDTSKQSPPHAVSPEEEEEEEEEEGHWIEWRAVAMGSGCGLILGISVGYIMLETGRPRWLVRMVDRKKRRKTNRLKRNAAPRNLLRRSTRGQ; this is encoded by the exons ATGCGAGAGATTTGGGTCTTCCccttccttttcctcttcctcctctcttcTGCTGCCGCTGTTCTCACCACATCATCCCAACATTATCTAAGCCATATCAATGAATGCGATGCTCTACTTCAGTTCAGCAGTTCATTCACGGTCACAAGTGATGCCTCCAAAGTGGCCTGCGACCAATTCTCCAAGACTTCATATCCAAAGACAGCCTCGTGGAAGAATGGCACTGATTGCTGCTCGTGGCCTGGGGTCACTTGCCACCCAGCAGCAGCAAATAGAGTGATCGGGCTCGACCTCAGTTGCAGTCAGCTCAGTGGTACCATCCATTCCAACAGCACCCTCTTTTTGCTCCCCAATCTTCAGCGGCTCAATCTCTTTGGTAACAATTTCTTCGACTTACAAGGAATTTCACCTAGGTTCGGTATCTTTACCAGAATGGCTCATCTGAATCTCTCTCATTCTAACTTCTTCGGGCCCATTCCTCTAGAAATTTCTCACCTCTCCCGCCTAATTACACTTGATCTCTCGGGCATCCGTGGTAACCCAACCATGGAATTAGATGACCATAGTTTCAGATGGCTTACACATAATTTCACACAGTTGAGAGAACTTACTCTTGATAGTACCGACATGTCTGAAGTTTCTCCTATGTCCCTAGCGAACTTCTCTTCTTCCGGTCTGACATCTTTGAGTCTTAAAAGCTGCGGTCTAAGTGGGATAGTTCCGATTGACATCTTTCGTCTCCCAACCCTCCgcagtctctctctttctgaTAATTATTATCTCACGGGCACTCTACCCCAGACAAAAAACTGGACTAGTCCGCTCGTCTCCTTAAACCTATCATCGACAGAGTTCAGTGGGTCAATTCCTGCTTCAGTGGGGAATCTGACATCCATGACCATTTTGGACCTCGTAGGGGCCCAATTTACCGGTTCGATCCCACTGACACTTGGAAACCTCGTCCACCTCACCCACTTGAACCTCGGGTCTAACAATTTCAGTGGCACCATGGACTTTGAAATGTTTGCGAGGCTCAAAAATCTCCAGTACCTTTCCCTCACAGAAAACAATTACCTGAATGTGTCGCTGCAAAGTGATGGCAACTGTTCCTTCCCTGTGCTCCGATATCTGGATCTATCAAATTGCAGCTTGACCAAATTCCCATACTTCTTGAGTTCTTCCGCTGAGCTGGAATCCTTGGACCTCTCCAACAACATGATCAGTGAAAGGATTCCTGAATGGTTTTGGAGAGTAGGGAGGGGCACATTGACATACTTGGACCTCTCAAGCAACAATTTTGATGGTCCTCTACCTGATCCTCCTTCTTCGACGGTGTTCTTCTATGCCTTCAACAACAATTTCTCTGGAGAAATACCATCTTCAATCTGCCAAGCCAGTTCACTAGAAGACCTCGTTCTCTCAAATAACAGACTCAGTGGCACCATTCCGAGATGTTTGGGTGATTTAAAAAGACTCTCGTTGATTTTTGCCTCAAATAACAGATTGACTGGCGAGATCCCATCTTCAATCTGCCGAGCCAGTTCAATTTCCGGCCTCGTTCTCTCAAACAACACACTTAGTGGTACCATTCCAAGTTGTTTAGGTGATTTAAAAAGCCTCTCAATTCTCGATGCCTCAAATAACAGTTTGACTGGAGAGATTCCATCTTTAGTCTGTCAGATGGGAAATTTAAGCAATCTCTTCTACTTGGGTTTGAGCCACAATCTGTTACAAGGTCCGCTGGCACAATCTCTCGCAAACTGTACAAGCTTGCAAATTTTAATTGTCAGTCACAATGCAATATCTGATACATTCCCGCGCTGGCTAAATTCTCTCTACTGGTTGTATGCTGTAGATTTACGGTCCAACAGGTTTCATGGAGCCATTGAAATTCCCCTTCCCTCACAAATTTCATACTTGAGCCTCTCCAACAATGAGTTTTCTGGACAGTTGCCAATAAATTTCCTTCTGAATTCAACTGCTTCTATTATTTACTTAGCCAATAACAGTTTTGAAGGACCTCTCCCGATTCCATCACCATCCATTGGTTGCTTTTCCGTTGCAAACAATGGGTTCAGTGGAGACATTCCTTATCAGCTCTGTAACGCCACTAAGCGAGAGATCATCAACCTGTCCAATAACAGCTTGACCGGCACCATTCCTCACTGTTTGATGAACTTTAGTGCCTCCCTAGATGTATTGGATCTACAAGCAAATCAATTTGTTGGTCATATGCCAGAGATAATTTTCTCTGGAAAGAACTCGGTCAGGGCAATCCGCTTAGGTCAAAATCGGCTCGGAGGGACGTTGCCACGATCTTTGACAGGTTGCAagaatttgcaagttttggaTCTCGGCGAAAATGAGTTAGAGGGCCACTTCCCTTACTGGTTGGATATCCTTCCACATCTGCAAGTTCTTATCCTGAGATCCAACTGGTTCTGTGGTCTGGTGGATAGTTCCAAGAGAACTAGTCATCCCTTCCCAAAGTTACGCATTTTGGACCTCTCTGACAACAACTTTTCCGGTCGACTGCCAGCAGAGTACATTGCCAACTTAATAGCCatgaagaatgaagagaaaggCAGTTTACGTTATATGGGTGACCTAAACTATGAAGATACCATTACAGTGTTCGTGAAAGGGACGGAGTTGGTGCTGGTGAAAATTCTGACCGTGTTTACAACCATTGACTTGTCAAGGAACTTCTTCGAAGGAGAGATCCCAGAATCAATCGGAGATCTGAAAGCACTCAAGGGACTCAACATTTCTCATAACAATCTAACTGGCAGGATCCCTTCTTCTGTGGGGAATCTTACTGATCTTGAGTGGCTGGACCTATCCTCGAACAAGCTCAATGGGAAGATCCCCAGAGGATTGGCGGATCTTACGTCACTCACCACCTTGAATCTCTCGTATAACCAGCTCGTGGGACCAATTCCTCATGGCCCGCAAATGGATACATTCAACCACTCCTTTGACGGGAATCCTGGCCTGTGCGGTCCTCCATTGTCAGATACATGTGATACTTCGAAGCAGTCACCACCGCATGCAGTTTcccctgaagaagaagaagaagaagaagaagaagaagggcatTGGATTGAATGGAGGGCAGTGGCAATGGGCTCAGGATGCGGACTCATCCTTGGGATATCAGTGGGATATATTATGCTGGAAACCGGGAGACCGAGATGGTTGGTGAGAATGGTTGACAGGAAAAAGCGTAGGAAAACAAACAGGCTGAAAAGAAATGCGGCTCCGAGAAATCTTCTCAG GCGGAGCACCAGAGGCCAATGA